From a single Diachasmimorpha longicaudata isolate KC_UGA_2023 chromosome 13, iyDiaLong2, whole genome shotgun sequence genomic region:
- the LOC135168852 gene encoding protein FAM185A-like, giving the protein MISWSRKHLLRLWLVTTTPKCQIAIDTTNARVKFCSYKSVELQNIVKRVKPFGKVVIDVPYDVEVKPTCPHEHPDMDTLLVKLVTQNSVGTEREDLVTVNVTDELCEIKGKEENIGGNVRCLIQAPVRYDVDIKTIGDANVEVHNMISDFITVQTEFGSITGSKLQGKKITLSSSEGGSVTVQKSIQGEIEINTAKDGFVDAEKCLGTKLDISTENGSVRLGSNYCEKATFTTLDGDLNLSNLHMDNSVDINGKGSLNISCFDGSLQANLGEGPAKIQLARVTKDSTITSNGDINLTIPDSLDSQVTIKSPTLEVDKKIKGTYDRDRRKFTGGKGNRTFAVESTRRVRVQQSSWMDTFKLENTPK; this is encoded by the exons ATGATCTCATGGTCTAGGAAACATCTCTTGCGATTGTGGCTCGTGACAACAACGCCAAAGTGTCAAATTGCCATTGACACGACAAACGCAAGAGTCAAATTCTGCTCGTACAAATCGGTTGAGCTCCAAAATATTGTTAAGAGAGTCAAACCATTTGGAAAAGTTGTCATAGACGTCCCTTACGATGTTGAGGTCAAGCCCACGTGTCCACACGAGCATCCGGACATGGACACTCTTCTCGTTAAATTAGTCACTCAGAATTCAGTGGGGACTGAACGAGAGGATCTAGTCACTGTCAATGTCACGGATGAACTCTGCGAGATCAAGGGGAAAGAGGAGAACATCGGGGGCAATGTCAGATGTCTTATTCAAGCGCCAGTTCGTTATG ACGTAGACATAAAGACTATTGGAGATGCTAACGTGGAAGTCCACAACATGATATCAGATTTCATAACTGTGCAAACTGAATTCGGAAGCATTACCGGCTCCAAATTGCAGGGAAAGAAGATCACATTGTCTTCGAGTGAAGGAGGATCAGTCACTGTTCAGAAAAGCATTCAAggggaaattgaaattaatacaGCTAAAGATGGG TTTGTGGATGCTGAGAAGTGCCTGGGAACGAAGTTGGATATATCAACTGAGAATGGATCTGTTAGACTTGGAAGCAATTACTGTGAGAAAGCTACATTCACTACTCTTGATGGGGACTTAAATCTCAGTAATCTTCACATGGACAACAGCGTTGATATTAATGGAAAAGGAAGCTTAAACATTT CTTGTTTCGACGGTTCCCTTCAAGCAAATCTCGGAGAAGGTCCAGCAAAAATTCAACTGGCAAGAGTTACCAAGGACTCCACCATTACCTCAAACGGTGACATAAACCTTACGATACCCGACAGCCTGGACTCCCAGGTAACAATAAAATCTCCGACCCTGGAGGTGGATAAAAAGATAAAAGGGACTTACGACAGAGACAGGAGAAAGTTCACAGGAGGCAAAGGGAACAGGACTTTCGCTGTGGAGTCGACTAGGAGGGTGCGGGTCCAGCAGTCGAGTTGGATGGACACCTTTAAACTGGAGAATACCCCGAAATAA
- the LOC135168851 gene encoding mitochondrial tRNA-specific 2-thiouridylase 1 isoform X2, with amino-acid sequence MFRNIVVGLSGGVDSAVAALLLKRKGFNVTAVFLRNWDTADETGKCLADEDYKDAEYISKKINIPLVEVNFVKEYWHEVFTYLLESYEGGYTPNPDIMCNKNIKFKKFYNFARENLKADAIATGHYARSSFGPYLEDYKPGAKVKLLHAVNQKKDQTFFLSQVSQESLQRCMFPLGEMMKTDVKKLAVEAGLGVIAQKPESMGICFIGTRTFQNFIPQTGEVVGQHQGIHCWTLGQGCRIAGSSEKLFVLRKDIKTNDIFVVPGTDHPALFSRILITSKPHWICEEPESLIDSWTVLNCEYRFQRNEKLCPCRVYKSSNNKLIIVSEKEKRAISPGQFVVLYLNDECLGSAPITHAGPSLHSLGEGEITSDVDDNDGLLRASTV; translated from the exons ATGTTTAGAAATATTGTGGTTGGGTTATCTGGTGGTGTTGACAGTGCAGTTGCCGCATTACTATTGAAACGTAAAg GATTCAACGTGACTGCCGTGTTTTTGAGAAACTGGGACACTGCAGACGAGACGGGGAAGTGCCTCGCTGATGAGGATTATAAGGATGCTGAGTATATCTCTAAGAAGATTAACATTCCTCTTGTGGAAGTGAATTTTGTCAAGGAGTACTGGCATGAAGTCTTCAC ATATCTTCTCGAGAGCTATGAGGGTGGATACACTCCCAATCCCGACATAATGTGcaataaaaacataaaatttaaGAAATTCTACAATTTCGCAAGGGAAAATCTGAAGGCTGACGCCATAGCTACTGGACACTACGCTAGATCGTCCTTCGGTCCTTATTTGGAGGACTACAAACCAGGCGCCA AGGTTAAACTATTGCATGCAGTCAATCAAAAAAAGGATCAGACATTCTTTTTGTCTCAAGTGAGCCAGGAGTCCCTTCAAAGATGCATGTTTCCGCTCGGGGAAATGATGAAAACAGATGTAAAGAAATTAGCGGTTGAGGCCGGTCTTGGGGTCATTGCCCAAAAGCCTGAGAGCATGGGAATTTGCTTCATTGGGACCAGGACCTTTCAGAATTTTATTCCACAA ACGGGAGAGGTGGTTGGTCAGCACCAGGGGATCCACTGCTGGACGCTGGGTCAAGGCTGTAGAATCGCAGGGAGTAGCGAGAAGCTTTTCGTCTTACGGAAGGATATCAAGACCAATGACATCTTTGTC GTCCCAGGAACAGATCACCCAGCATTATTCTCCAGGATTCTCATCACTTCGAAGCCCCACTGGATTTGTGAAGAACCAGAATCATTGATCGACAGTTGGACAGTTCTCAACTGTGAATATCGATTCCAACGTAATGAGAAACTCTGTCCATGTAGAGTTTACAAGTCTTcgaacaataaattaataattgtttctGAGAAGGAGAAGAGGGCAATATCTCCAGGACAA TTTGTTGTTCTGTACTTGAACGACGAGTGTTTGGGAAGTGCTCCCATAACTCACGCAGGGCCATCTCTCCATAGTCTCGGCGAGGGCGAAATCACATCAGACGTTGACGATAATGATGGACTCCTGCGAGCATCAACAGTGTGA
- the LOC135168851 gene encoding mitochondrial tRNA-specific 2-thiouridylase 1 isoform X1 has translation MFRNIVVGLSGGVDSAVAALLLKRKGFNVTAVFLRNWDTADETGKCLADEDYKDAEYISKKINIPLVEVNFVKEYWHEVFTYLLESYEGGYTPNPDIMCNKNIKFKKFYNFARENLKADAIATGHYARSSFGPYLEDYKPGAKVKLLHAVNQKKDQTFFLSQVSQESLQRCMFPLGEMMKTDVKKLAVEAGLGVIAQKPESMGICFIGTRTFQNFIPQYLENKPGNFINYETGEVVGQHQGIHCWTLGQGCRIAGSSEKLFVLRKDIKTNDIFVVPGTDHPALFSRILITSKPHWICEEPESLIDSWTVLNCEYRFQRNEKLCPCRVYKSSNNKLIIVSEKEKRAISPGQFVVLYLNDECLGSAPITHAGPSLHSLGEGEITSDVDDNDGLLRASTV, from the exons ATGTTTAGAAATATTGTGGTTGGGTTATCTGGTGGTGTTGACAGTGCAGTTGCCGCATTACTATTGAAACGTAAAg GATTCAACGTGACTGCCGTGTTTTTGAGAAACTGGGACACTGCAGACGAGACGGGGAAGTGCCTCGCTGATGAGGATTATAAGGATGCTGAGTATATCTCTAAGAAGATTAACATTCCTCTTGTGGAAGTGAATTTTGTCAAGGAGTACTGGCATGAAGTCTTCAC ATATCTTCTCGAGAGCTATGAGGGTGGATACACTCCCAATCCCGACATAATGTGcaataaaaacataaaatttaaGAAATTCTACAATTTCGCAAGGGAAAATCTGAAGGCTGACGCCATAGCTACTGGACACTACGCTAGATCGTCCTTCGGTCCTTATTTGGAGGACTACAAACCAGGCGCCA AGGTTAAACTATTGCATGCAGTCAATCAAAAAAAGGATCAGACATTCTTTTTGTCTCAAGTGAGCCAGGAGTCCCTTCAAAGATGCATGTTTCCGCTCGGGGAAATGATGAAAACAGATGTAAAGAAATTAGCGGTTGAGGCCGGTCTTGGGGTCATTGCCCAAAAGCCTGAGAGCATGGGAATTTGCTTCATTGGGACCAGGACCTTTCAGAATTTTATTCCACAA TATTTGGAAAATAAACCTGGGAATTTTATTAACTACGAGACGGGAGAGGTGGTTGGTCAGCACCAGGGGATCCACTGCTGGACGCTGGGTCAAGGCTGTAGAATCGCAGGGAGTAGCGAGAAGCTTTTCGTCTTACGGAAGGATATCAAGACCAATGACATCTTTGTC GTCCCAGGAACAGATCACCCAGCATTATTCTCCAGGATTCTCATCACTTCGAAGCCCCACTGGATTTGTGAAGAACCAGAATCATTGATCGACAGTTGGACAGTTCTCAACTGTGAATATCGATTCCAACGTAATGAGAAACTCTGTCCATGTAGAGTTTACAAGTCTTcgaacaataaattaataattgtttctGAGAAGGAGAAGAGGGCAATATCTCCAGGACAA TTTGTTGTTCTGTACTTGAACGACGAGTGTTTGGGAAGTGCTCCCATAACTCACGCAGGGCCATCTCTCCATAGTCTCGGCGAGGGCGAAATCACATCAGACGTTGACGATAATGATGGACTCCTGCGAGCATCAACAGTGTGA
- the LOC135168851 gene encoding mitochondrial tRNA-specific 2-thiouridylase 1 isoform X3, which yields MFRNIVVGLSGGVDSAVAALLLKRKGFNVTAVFLRNWDTADETGKCLADEDYKDAEYISKKINIPLVEVNFVKEYWHEVFTYLLESYEGGYTPNPDIMCNKNIKFKKFYNFARENLKADAIATGHYARSSFGPYLEDYKPGAKVKLLHAVNQKKDQTFFLSQVSQESLQRCMFPLGEMMKTDVKKLAVEAGLGVIAQKPESMGICFIGTRTFQNFIPQYLENKPGNFINYETGEVVGQHQGIHCWTLGQGCRIAGSSEKLFVLRKDIKTNDIFVVPGTDHPALFSRILITSKPHWICEEPESLIDSWTVLNCEYRFQRNEKLCPCRVYKSSNNKLIIVSEKEKRAISPGQTFAIKFF from the exons ATGTTTAGAAATATTGTGGTTGGGTTATCTGGTGGTGTTGACAGTGCAGTTGCCGCATTACTATTGAAACGTAAAg GATTCAACGTGACTGCCGTGTTTTTGAGAAACTGGGACACTGCAGACGAGACGGGGAAGTGCCTCGCTGATGAGGATTATAAGGATGCTGAGTATATCTCTAAGAAGATTAACATTCCTCTTGTGGAAGTGAATTTTGTCAAGGAGTACTGGCATGAAGTCTTCAC ATATCTTCTCGAGAGCTATGAGGGTGGATACACTCCCAATCCCGACATAATGTGcaataaaaacataaaatttaaGAAATTCTACAATTTCGCAAGGGAAAATCTGAAGGCTGACGCCATAGCTACTGGACACTACGCTAGATCGTCCTTCGGTCCTTATTTGGAGGACTACAAACCAGGCGCCA AGGTTAAACTATTGCATGCAGTCAATCAAAAAAAGGATCAGACATTCTTTTTGTCTCAAGTGAGCCAGGAGTCCCTTCAAAGATGCATGTTTCCGCTCGGGGAAATGATGAAAACAGATGTAAAGAAATTAGCGGTTGAGGCCGGTCTTGGGGTCATTGCCCAAAAGCCTGAGAGCATGGGAATTTGCTTCATTGGGACCAGGACCTTTCAGAATTTTATTCCACAA TATTTGGAAAATAAACCTGGGAATTTTATTAACTACGAGACGGGAGAGGTGGTTGGTCAGCACCAGGGGATCCACTGCTGGACGCTGGGTCAAGGCTGTAGAATCGCAGGGAGTAGCGAGAAGCTTTTCGTCTTACGGAAGGATATCAAGACCAATGACATCTTTGTC GTCCCAGGAACAGATCACCCAGCATTATTCTCCAGGATTCTCATCACTTCGAAGCCCCACTGGATTTGTGAAGAACCAGAATCATTGATCGACAGTTGGACAGTTCTCAACTGTGAATATCGATTCCAACGTAATGAGAAACTCTGTCCATGTAGAGTTTACAAGTCTTcgaacaataaattaataattgtttctGAGAAGGAGAAGAGGGCAATATCTCCAGGACAA aCTTTTGCCATTAAATTCTTTTAG
- the LOC135168828 gene encoding heat shock 70 kDa protein 14-like isoform X2, with amino-acid sequence MCVKIMALPASSFGLYLGNTSSCLAIYKDENVDVVANHAGDRVTAAVIAFHESEQIIGAPAKSGVFRNAAITVLNNKRLMNKEIDSNELDTAIKKSSVSIITESELQYSITVGDKIEKITPKKVSSLLSGAMYDISTTAAHDDEEHNVVLCVPHRFNSESIQEWSDSAASAGFKVLQVIAEPVASCLAHGLGKNKRESELVLVYRVGGVSSDVTLVKVTGGVFAIQSTQYYPHLGGHKFTDLLTAYLAEEFRNKYKLDPTESRRSISKLKIEAERCKHVLSTMSTAHLFVESLCDGVDFSHNITRARFENLIGPHISEYIQPIQDILNKTSHTIMDIRKIILCGGTMKIPKLQEKIGSIFPCGEVLTSRWSPDETMAIGAAMHSSLLLSQGIHDRDLKSTDVELYGLSRSICLKFENIETVIIPEGTIVPIKIQTIIEMAEITGEKVRVNIFEGEDNGNEITNQIGLISLDVKTSGKYKVDTDLTEAFLNVHVTELSTGKKSSFRFGIHEDDSL; translated from the exons ATGTGCGTGAAAATCATGGCCCTGCCTGCATCTTCATTTGGACTTTATTTGGGAAATACTTCCTCCTGTCTCGCTATTTACAAA GATGAGAATGTGGATGTCGTTGCCAATCATGCAGGGGACAGGGTCACAGCTGCTGTCATCGCTTTTCACGAATCCGAACAG ATAATAGGGGCGCCAGCAAAATCCGGTGTATTCCGAAACGCCGCCATAACCGTTCTAAATAATAAACGCCTGATGAACAAAGAGATAGACTCAAATGAGTTAGATACTGCCATAAAAAAAAGCTCAGTCTCAATAATAACAGAGTCAGAGCTTCAGTATTCAATCACAGTCGGtgataaaatcgaaaaaatcaccCCAAAAAAGGTGTCCTCATTACTATCAGGTGCAATGTACGATATATCAACGACAGCAGCTCACGACGACGAGGAGCACAACGTTGTGTTGTGTGTTCCCCACAGATTCAATAGTGAGAGTATCCAAGAGTGGAGTGATTCAGCAGCGAGTGCTGGCTTCAAAGTACTTCAGGTCATTGCTGAACCCGTGGCGTCTTGTCTCGCTCATGGCTTGGGGAAGAACAAAAGGGAGTCAGA ACTTGTCCTAGTCTATCGAGTGGGTGGTGTATCAAGTGATGTGACCCTGGTGAAAGTAACCGGTGGTGTATTTGCGATACAATCCACCCAATACTACCCACACCTGGGTGGTCACAAGTTCACAGACCTTCTGACAGCCTATCTAGCCGAGGAATTTCGAAACAAATACAAGCTCGACCCGACCGAGAGTCGAAGATCGATCTCAAAGCTGAAGATCGAAGCCGAGAGATGTAAGCACGTCCTCTCGACGATGTCTACAGCTCATCTCTTCGTGGAGTCTCTCTGTGATGGTGTGGACTTCAGTCACAACATAACGAGGGCGAGATTTGAAAATCTCATTGGGCCACATATTTCCGAGTACATCCAGCCAATTCAGGATATCCTCAATAAGACCTCACACACAATAATGGATATCAGAAAGATAATCCTGTGCGGTGGAACAATGAAGATTCCCAAACTCCAGGAGAAAATTGGCTCAATATTCCCGTGCGGTGAAGTCTTGACCTCCAGGTGGAGTCCAGACGAAACAATGGCAATAGGAGCTGCCATGCACTCGTCTCTTCTCCTGTCTCAGGGTATTCATGATCGTGATTTGAAATCAACAGATGTCGAATTATATGGATTAAGCAGATCGATCTGCCTCAAGTTTGAGAACATCGAGACTGTAATCATTCCTGAGGGGACAATTGTACCCATAAAAATTCAGACGATAATCGAGATGGCGGAAATCACAGGGGAGAAAGTAAgggtgaatatttttgaaggCGAGGACAATGGAAATGAGATTACTAATCAAATCGGACTG ATCTCGCTTGACGTCAAAACTTCTGGAAAGTACAAAGTCGACACTGACCTGACTGAGGCCTTTTTGAATGTTCATGTGACGGAATTGTCGACGGGGAAGAAGTCATCGTTTCGATTTGGAATTCATGAGGATGATTCCTTATGA
- the LOC135168828 gene encoding heat shock 70 kDa protein 14-like isoform X1, whose amino-acid sequence MCVKIMALPASSFGLYLGNTSSCLAIYKVSTSYSRLINISVPHFHSVMIFWEMSLLSRIDTHVSILLFKFSEFSLGFNEKSSNTVVFIQDENVDVVANHAGDRVTAAVIAFHESEQIIGAPAKSGVFRNAAITVLNNKRLMNKEIDSNELDTAIKKSSVSIITESELQYSITVGDKIEKITPKKVSSLLSGAMYDISTTAAHDDEEHNVVLCVPHRFNSESIQEWSDSAASAGFKVLQVIAEPVASCLAHGLGKNKRESELVLVYRVGGVSSDVTLVKVTGGVFAIQSTQYYPHLGGHKFTDLLTAYLAEEFRNKYKLDPTESRRSISKLKIEAERCKHVLSTMSTAHLFVESLCDGVDFSHNITRARFENLIGPHISEYIQPIQDILNKTSHTIMDIRKIILCGGTMKIPKLQEKIGSIFPCGEVLTSRWSPDETMAIGAAMHSSLLLSQGIHDRDLKSTDVELYGLSRSICLKFENIETVIIPEGTIVPIKIQTIIEMAEITGEKVRVNIFEGEDNGNEITNQIGLISLDVKTSGKYKVDTDLTEAFLNVHVTELSTGKKSSFRFGIHEDDSL is encoded by the exons ATGTGCGTGAAAATCATGGCCCTGCCTGCATCTTCATTTGGACTTTATTTGGGAAATACTTCCTCCTGTCTCGCTATTTACAAAGTAAGTACATCCTATTCACGATTAATAAACATTTCCGTTCCTCATTTTCACTCAGTGATGATTTTCTGGGAAATGAGTTTGCTATCCAGAATTGACACTCACGTGTCAATCTTACTTTTCAAATTTAGCGAGTTCTCCTTgggtttcaatgaaaaatcatcgaacaCTGTGGTTTTTATTCAGGATGAGAATGTGGATGTCGTTGCCAATCATGCAGGGGACAGGGTCACAGCTGCTGTCATCGCTTTTCACGAATCCGAACAG ATAATAGGGGCGCCAGCAAAATCCGGTGTATTCCGAAACGCCGCCATAACCGTTCTAAATAATAAACGCCTGATGAACAAAGAGATAGACTCAAATGAGTTAGATACTGCCATAAAAAAAAGCTCAGTCTCAATAATAACAGAGTCAGAGCTTCAGTATTCAATCACAGTCGGtgataaaatcgaaaaaatcaccCCAAAAAAGGTGTCCTCATTACTATCAGGTGCAATGTACGATATATCAACGACAGCAGCTCACGACGACGAGGAGCACAACGTTGTGTTGTGTGTTCCCCACAGATTCAATAGTGAGAGTATCCAAGAGTGGAGTGATTCAGCAGCGAGTGCTGGCTTCAAAGTACTTCAGGTCATTGCTGAACCCGTGGCGTCTTGTCTCGCTCATGGCTTGGGGAAGAACAAAAGGGAGTCAGA ACTTGTCCTAGTCTATCGAGTGGGTGGTGTATCAAGTGATGTGACCCTGGTGAAAGTAACCGGTGGTGTATTTGCGATACAATCCACCCAATACTACCCACACCTGGGTGGTCACAAGTTCACAGACCTTCTGACAGCCTATCTAGCCGAGGAATTTCGAAACAAATACAAGCTCGACCCGACCGAGAGTCGAAGATCGATCTCAAAGCTGAAGATCGAAGCCGAGAGATGTAAGCACGTCCTCTCGACGATGTCTACAGCTCATCTCTTCGTGGAGTCTCTCTGTGATGGTGTGGACTTCAGTCACAACATAACGAGGGCGAGATTTGAAAATCTCATTGGGCCACATATTTCCGAGTACATCCAGCCAATTCAGGATATCCTCAATAAGACCTCACACACAATAATGGATATCAGAAAGATAATCCTGTGCGGTGGAACAATGAAGATTCCCAAACTCCAGGAGAAAATTGGCTCAATATTCCCGTGCGGTGAAGTCTTGACCTCCAGGTGGAGTCCAGACGAAACAATGGCAATAGGAGCTGCCATGCACTCGTCTCTTCTCCTGTCTCAGGGTATTCATGATCGTGATTTGAAATCAACAGATGTCGAATTATATGGATTAAGCAGATCGATCTGCCTCAAGTTTGAGAACATCGAGACTGTAATCATTCCTGAGGGGACAATTGTACCCATAAAAATTCAGACGATAATCGAGATGGCGGAAATCACAGGGGAGAAAGTAAgggtgaatatttttgaaggCGAGGACAATGGAAATGAGATTACTAATCAAATCGGACTG ATCTCGCTTGACGTCAAAACTTCTGGAAAGTACAAAGTCGACACTGACCTGACTGAGGCCTTTTTGAATGTTCATGTGACGGAATTGTCGACGGGGAAGAAGTCATCGTTTCGATTTGGAATTCATGAGGATGATTCCTTATGA